The genomic interval GCTCGATCAGAGTTTCCGCCTGAACGGCTGAACGGGGATCATAATAGCTGAAATGCAAAAGAGCATCGGCATAGATCGCTGATCCCAGATATTTACCGATATAAACAGTCGTGTTGTCGAAATAGTTACCGATTGTCATGCCGGTAGAATCCGTATCAAGCCCGCTTTGGCCGAGCAACGCATTTTGCAAAACAAGCGTACGTATTGAAAAAAGATCCAGATGGAGAAAATCCCGAACGGCATTTTCCGTATTTCTAAAAATACTCAGCTGGGTTAACACATCGGAGGATGTAATTACCAAATCCTTGAAAAAGGTATCCTGTGATGCGTCCCCTGTGGTCACTTGCCCCATGAGCGTCAATATTTCAGTCTCGGAACGCACTGGATCCGACGATAAGACGGGAGAAAACAGGGAAAGCGGCTGATTGTCGACGCTCAAAATAATGCGAACGAACTCTCCGTCGATATCCCGTTCCCGGATTTCAGCGCGGATGGTTACGTAGGGATCGAAAAGATTCTGGGTTTCGTTCAAGGTGATGCTGCCCTGCCTCAAGTAAAAATTCCGCTTCAAATAAAAGATTTCGCCTCCACGAAGAGCGGCGTTTCCTTTTAGCAGAAACGAATCCTGGCTGCTGTCTATCTTGATGGACAGCGGTTCGTCGGCCTGTATCAAGCCGCGGATAAAGGCCAGTTCCGGCGAGGGCCAACGAAATTCAACCTGTTTTCCTATCGCTATATTCAAATCAAGCAGCAGATCGCGGTCGGATTCGCTTGCATCGCCGCTTTTTGACTGGCCCGGAGTGAACATTGAAAAATAACCCTTTTGAAAATCGGCTTTTCCGGCCAGGTTCACGGCGCGTTCGTCGATCAGCAAGGCAATGTCGAAGGATGCGAAACCGGCCGCTCTGAATAATGAATTATTGAAATCGACGGGAACGGCGGAGCCGATCGTACGGCCGGAGACTTTAAATATTGAAGGAAACCAACCGTCGAATTCCGCGCTTGCTTCCATCAGGGCATTCGCGCCTGATATATCAAGAAGGAGGGACGGAATGGAAACATTTTTATCCCGTGCTTCTACCGCGAAAGAAATAGGTCCATGACGGCCCTTCAACACGTTTGGAACGGCATAATAGCAGTCGGAAACGTTCAATGTTCCGGAAAAATCAGGATCGGCCATCAATCCGGTGATCGTAAGGTCGCCGGAAATTTTGCCGGAATCAAGAGAAAAAAAATCGATTCCGGTCAGGGGCCAGAGATCGGCGATGTCGATCATGAGGTTAGACACTTGCAGATCCAACTCGGAGTTCCTGATGAAACCGTTCGATTGAAACGAAACTGCAAGTCCGGGCGCGGCCGACAGAGAGAAGGTGCCGTCATCCAGAAGGTATCCGGTGACTTTTTCGTTCTCGCCTGCATATAACGCGGTGACTCCCTGCTCTCGCACCAACAACGCGGAAACGGGCTTATCGAAAACCAGAGAGCCCCACGAGAAATCTTCAAACGTCAACTCAACGGTAAAAATATCGGGAATCGAATACCTCTGATCGTCGTTGTTCGATTGAAGGCTTTGGCCCATAAAAGTGAAAGACAGACCCGAACGGGCTGTGCGTTTCCCTAGAACCGAAGTCCACTGCGAAGTAATTTCGGCGCGCTGAGAACGAAGATTGTAGCTGCCGGAAAAATCGCTCAGGGAATGACCGCTCCAATACGCGTTCAATCCGGTGACCGAAACCACGTTATCCTCTAAAGTCGCTTTCCCCTTGACCTCAAGATTCGATTCGCCCAGCCGCATTGATGAACTTACGATATCTACGGAGGAATACAGGGTATCGAGGGATCCGCTGAGCGTGCCCGAAGCAGTCATTAAATTCGCCGGCGTCTGGCCTGCCGCAATGCGCATTAAAGGGAATGCTTCAAGCGAAAAACGGGCGTCGATATACACTTCCGAGCCGCTGGATATCACCGAATCGAATGCGATTTTTTCGCCGCTATCTGCTGAAGACAACGAAGCGTCAAGCAAATACCGGGAACCGAAAACACCGCCCGGCAGAATGCCGAGAGACGCGGTCCCGGATATTCGGGAATATTGATCGATTATACTGACGTCTTTCAGGAATACGCCCGAAGGATCGATGGAACCGGAGGCCGTAAGCACGGTTCCCAGAGGGAGCAGGGTTCCGAGTTCTTCGATTTCAAGGCTGTCGATTGCCGCATCCCAGCTGGTTGAAGACAGATAGGCGAAACTCGCTTCGCTGGATAGCGAAAAAACCAATCCTGAAATCGGTACGGGCAATCCGTTCGATTTAAAGGAACCGGAAACCCCTCCGGCGACATCGAATAAAATGGAAAGCGCGAGACCGTAATCGCCGTATATCGAGAGCGTTCTGTTTCCGAACAAACCGGAAAACTGAAACGGATATTGATTCACGGAAAGAGAGCTCGAGAATAGAAGATCGTCGGAACCGCCGAAGGAGGCGAGAAAATTGCCCGTTATTTCGGCTGCTGAGGAGGAAAACTCGATATTGCTGATTTGAACTTCGTCATTGTTACCGTTCGCAGAAAGTAGCAAATAGTACGATTCAGTATCGGTAGGAGCCATTACTAGCCGGGGACAGTTGAACGAAAATCCCTGAAAATCCGTAGAAAAGTAAATCTCTGTTGTCACGGCGGCGGATGACACCCCCTCAGGAATAGCAGGCGCGGCAGAATTTCCGCCGCCTGAAGCAATAAGACCGGTAGAAATCAGGTCGGAGAGGCTCAGCGAGTCGCAAAAGAAAAACCCCTGGAGAAAGGTCTCTTCGTCCCGGGAGAAGGTTCCTTCAAACCCCAAGGAACCCATCGAGTCGCGGGCAGCAAGACGAAGATCGTACCCATCCCCTTCGGGAGCAGCCCTGAGCTCGATCGAATTATACACGATAGAGCCTATAGACAACGAAGGAACAACACAGGAAAAGCCTGAATTCTCCCGGACGAAATAAGCGTCTCCTGAGGCTGCCAGGGCATTTGGAAGAATCAGTTTCTTCACGGAAAGAAAACCTTCCGGTATCCAGGAGCCGAATTCGAGGGAAAGGCTTGTTAGTATGTCGCTGAGAGGCCCCTTGAAGGATCCTTCTGAAATAGTCAACCCGGATGAAGAAATGTTCCCGTCAAGAATCAGGTTTCCTCCGCCGTAGAAAGAGTCGGGCACTCCTGAATCGAGCGCATACGTTCCCTGAAAACCATCGTTTTCATTGAATGAAAAATCCATTTTCCCCGATACAGTCAAATCCGCAAGACCGCGAATCGAGGACTGGACAGTACGAATATTGATCCATCGAAACGGAAGAAGCTGTTCGGAACGAAAAGAGCCCGCAATAGTGCGGGAGGCGAAATCATAACTCAAACCGATATCCACCGGCTGAAGATCCTGAACAGTATCGAGAGTCAAGACAGATTCGTTGATCGATGCGACCAATCCAATCCTTGATACGCTGAACGACGGAGATTCAAGAGTCTTCACGATGATTTTGGCGGAACCCGCGGTAAGGGATCTATCGAACCTGCCTTCGAGGGATACATTGCCTTTCAAGGGAAATACCGGCGAATCGTCTCCCGATTGCACGCGTAATTTCGTCTCCATCGAAAAATCTATTTCCGAACCGTCGATTTTAGCAGAACCGGAGGAGATCAGGCCGGATACAACCGAGTCGTCCTGGGTGTAGCGAAAAGACAAATTACGTAGAGTAACCTCCGGAGCCTTGATGAAAACAGGCTTTGACGATTGGTCGGAACCTGATCGAGCCTCGTTGCCCGACCCAACCGCAAATAGCGAGGAAAGCGTATCGAAGAGTTCCTGTTGGCCGGGGAGTGAAAAAGAAACAGAGCCGTTTTCAAGCGTAATTCGCTCGACGACATTTTCGGTATTCCCCAATAAAAGCGACACTACGGAGAACCGGATTGATACCCGTTCGATGCGGGCAAGCTGCACATTCGAGAGTCGGTCGTGTACGACTAAATCATGTATTTCCAACGACCTGAAAATAGAGGGAGAAAGCGAATGATAGCTCACGCCCAAGCCGGAAACCTTCTCCAGCTTTGCAACCAGCGAATCGCGGGCATCGGACAGATAGGCATCCATTTTTTTGGTTGCGGGGACAACGAGAACCAGAGATACCGCTAACAGGGCAAGGAACAGGAGTATTTCAATCGTATAAAGTATAACGGGACGTTTCATGCCAGAGTAGTATCATAACAGAATTTCCGCTATTATCCTATCATGATAGTACGCAATTTTTTTGTTTTCGAAGGCATCGACGGAACGGGAACAACTACTCAATTGAAGCTGATAAAAGAACGATTCCTCCGCGAAGAGAATGAAGGACGGGAGCTTATCGTAACCTGCGAACCGACTACGGGACCTATAGGCGCATTGATACGCAGAGGGCTATCCGGCGAATATCGATTTACAGCGGATACGATGGCGCGGCTCTTCGCTGCCGACCGGGGCGAACACATTTACGGCTCAGACGGCATTCTTGAGCAAACGAAAGCGGGAAAAACAGTGATCTCCGACCGATATCTCTTTT from Teretinema zuelzerae carries:
- a CDS encoding translocation/assembly module TamB, coding for MKRPVILYTIEILLFLALLAVSLVLVVPATKKMDAYLSDARDSLVAKLEKVSGLGVSYHSLSPSIFRSLEIHDLVVHDRLSNVQLARIERVSIRFSVVSLLLGNTENVVERITLENGSVSFSLPGQQELFDTLSSLFAVGSGNEARSGSDQSSKPVFIKAPEVTLRNLSFRYTQDDSVVSGLISSGSAKIDGSEIDFSMETKLRVQSGDDSPVFPLKGNVSLEGRFDRSLTAGSAKIIVKTLESPSFSVSRIGLVASINESVLTLDTVQDLQPVDIGLSYDFASRTIAGSFRSEQLLPFRWINIRTVQSSIRGLADLTVSGKMDFSFNENDGFQGTYALDSGVPDSFYGGGNLILDGNISSSGLTISEGSFKGPLSDILTSLSLEFGSWIPEGFLSVKKLILPNALAASGDAYFVRENSGFSCVVPSLSIGSIVYNSIELRAAPEGDGYDLRLAARDSMGSLGFEGTFSRDEETFLQGFFFCDSLSLSDLISTGLIASGGGNSAAPAIPEGVSSAAVTTEIYFSTDFQGFSFNCPRLVMAPTDTESYYLLLSANGNNDEVQISNIEFSSSAAEITGNFLASFGGSDDLLFSSSLSVNQYPFQFSGLFGNRTLSIYGDYGLALSILFDVAGGVSGSFKSNGLPVPISGLVFSLSSEASFAYLSSTSWDAAIDSLEIEELGTLLPLGTVLTASGSIDPSGVFLKDVSIIDQYSRISGTASLGILPGGVFGSRYLLDASLSSADSGEKIAFDSVISSGSEVYIDARFSLEAFPLMRIAAGQTPANLMTASGTLSGSLDTLYSSVDIVSSSMRLGESNLEVKGKATLEDNVVSVTGLNAYWSGHSLSDFSGSYNLRSQRAEITSQWTSVLGKRTARSGLSFTFMGQSLQSNNDDQRYSIPDIFTVELTFEDFSWGSLVFDKPVSALLVREQGVTALYAGENEKVTGYLLDDGTFSLSAAPGLAVSFQSNGFIRNSELDLQVSNLMIDIADLWPLTGIDFFSLDSGKISGDLTITGLMADPDFSGTLNVSDCYYAVPNVLKGRHGPISFAVEARDKNVSIPSLLLDISGANALMEASAEFDGWFPSIFKVSGRTIGSAVPVDFNNSLFRAAGFASFDIALLIDERAVNLAGKADFQKGYFSMFTPGQSKSGDASESDRDLLLDLNIAIGKQVEFRWPSPELAFIRGLIQADEPLSIKIDSSQDSFLLKGNAALRGGEIFYLKRNFYLRQGSITLNETQNLFDPYVTIRAEIRERDIDGEFVRIILSVDNQPLSLFSPVLSSDPVRSETEILTLMGQVTTGDASQDTFFKDLVITSSDVLTQLSIFRNTENAVRDFLHLDLFSIRTLVLQNALLGQSGLDTDSTGMTIGNYFDNTTVYIGKYLGSAIYADALLHFSYYDPRSAVQAETLIEPYGNLLAQPEIGFEVNTPLFLLRWGFSPEHRDTLFVADNSVTLSWKFSY